Genomic window (Marmota flaviventris isolate mMarFla1 chromosome X, mMarFla1.hap1, whole genome shotgun sequence):
taaataactataaatatcaGGGACAAGACAACATTAAAGTATCAAAATAATGTGACTCTATCAAGTCCCTACCAAAATGGGATTAGTGGAGagattaaagagaaataaaatgatccCTGAAGTTCTATTGAGttccttaaaaagaaagatgCACGTTGTAATCCATTATGGTAGTGTGATTCCATCTGACCCATGGGTTCCTTTCTGAAGCAGAGCAACCATTCAAACTGTTCACTTTGTCTCATCACAAATTAGTCCTCCTTGACAAGGATTTGGGACTTCAATATTGCTATCCACTCCTctccatcttttaaaattccCCAGCCCTTGTTTCTGTTGAAAATACAAGtaagcatttctttctcttttccctgacACTCATGGTTTATTGCCTACTCATCAAGGACTCATAAAATAAGGAGAAAGTTGGGAAATTCTAATATATAAATGTTAAGGGAAATGCAGAATCatctaaatttttaaagactGAGATATTGTCTAATAGAGActcttattttattgaaaattgggCCCATATAGGTAAACATCTTATGGATTGAATTGTGTGAAATTGTTACTGCTTTTGTTCCCTCTATGTTGAATCCATCTTATATAGTGTATGTACACAGAGATGCTCCTTGATTTATGATGGGGTTAGATCCTGATGAACTCATCATAAGTTGAAGAtatcatcaaatttaaaatgcatttaatatgccTAATTTACCAAACATCATAGCTTGGCCTAGCTTACCTTAAACATGCTCAGAACACTATTAACCTACagttagaaaaaaatcatttaacagcctattttataataaattgttgaatattttaaataatttattgaataccaGTATGTAAATATGTTGGCAATACAATATACTAAGAGTGTTGGTCATTTACCTTTACATGGCTAACTGGTAGCTATAGCTCACTGCCCCTACCTGGCATCATAAGAGAGTATCATATAACTTATCCCTTgctcaggaaaagatcaaaattcaaagtacagtttcAACTGAATTTATATTACTTTCATACCATCATAAATTCAAAAAGTCATAAGCTAAATCATTATAAGTTGGAGATCATCTGTATTACAATCAATGAGTATACAACTCAGATTCTTGTTACAGATGCTTGGCTATCagtattatatgatttttaataaaaagattaataCCTACCTGGAGAGGATGTCTAGGGATGGGATAGAGGGCTGGAATGAACACGGATGTGTAGATGTTGTAGTGACACATCATAGATACCTCTATCTCTGGGGCCTCATCTCCcatcatttttatatacatacactaGGTGGTTGGTCAGGAGATGGGGGGGTTATAGATATGTTTACTATGCCTGAAAAGTATCAGATGATGCTGGGGCCTTTTCAGAAAATCTAGATCTTATTTGttgtcacattttaaaatcttgatgTAGGTTTGGAGGAATACTTGTCAAAATCTTAGTTAAGATCCTAAAGTTGAGAAATCAAGGAATTCCCTACCTCTTTAAACCTTAGCAATCAAATTTTAGGGCATAGAATGAAAAAATCTgagtgcattgtgtgtgtgtgtgtgtgtgtgtgtgtgtgtgtgtgtgtgtatgcaggtTGGACAGCATTTGGTCTTGGAATgaaacaataatatatatatatatatatatatatatatatatatatatatatatatacacacacacacacacacacacacatacatatgtgaatTTGTTTTTGAAGAGCCTTTTGACcatctgaaatagaaatgaagtaGAAATGAAGCAAACAGTAATGAAGCTAATCTTAACATCCACATACTCCTTATTTCAAGTTAGCTTGGACTCTGCTTTGCATCCTTTCTAATTGGACACCTATGAAGAAAGATATACGTTTGCCTAATGGGAATAGTATGGCCTAGGATGTATGAATGAAGTGTGGGTTTCCAAATTGACTTATATGGTAAGcataaactataaaacaaaaatagcagtAATGAAGACAGTCTGGAAACAGGTAAATTCCATTGAGCCTTTTAAGAATCGTGTAGCTAAAACAACCTGTAAAAGACAGAATAAAactaatttatatatttgaaatgtgcAGGTTGGACAGAATTTGGACTTGGAATGAAACAATAAGAGGTTACATTCATGGATAACGAACAAGATAAGACTATTGCTGCCTCAGCCAACGGAGAAAACACTCTGATTAATGGGGTCAAAGAAAATGGTAAGGGAATTTAATTACAGAATATAATCACTCTCCTGATAGTCCTTTGTTATTACTATGGATTTTCAGTATCCAAAAAGTTGGGACAGTTTGAGTCCAGGATGCCTTTGTGATTGATGTTAATCCTAAACTTTATTCTACCAAAATTTTAACTAGATTAGAAGAGTCTCTGAGAGGCTTCAAATCTGACCACTTTGTCTCCCCAAATCATCTCTGTCAAATGAAGTTCCTCAGAATTCCTAGTGAATCAGAGTCACTGGGTGCTTCCAGGATATGACTCTGAAGGACAGGCCTGTGTCTCATATCTTAAGACCATGAATATCCCCTCTGAAAGCCTTGACTTTCCATTTAATCAAGCAATccaattctttcttcatttctaaagagGGCTATGACTTTCTCTGAGGAAGAAGCTGGAgccaaaaaatattatttttcacttgCATGAATGTTCAATATGAAATCAGGATTATTCTTGAATGTTCTAGTTGTGGTTTTCAAAGCTAGAGAAATAGAGGCATACTTATATAATAAGATAAAGTACCAGAAACTGATCAAGGGAAAGAAAGTTAATGAATCTGGTCTAAGACCTTTAACTTTGTTCATGTcatcttttccccttttctctagACTCAGAGAACCAGGAGGTGGCAATGAAGTCATTTGCAGCCCTAGAAGCTACTGCACCAATTCAGCCTATACCAGTGGTACAAAAAGAGACCCTGATGTTTCCTAGgggtctcctgcctctgccctctaAGAAGCCCTGTATGCAGagccctccctctcctttggGCCTGATTGAAGCACCTGAGCATGCTGCTAATAGTGCTTCTGTGAATGCCATCTCCCTGACATCTGGTGTTGCAAAAGGCCTGAACACATGGTCACTGCCCAATGAGTGTGAGAAGGCTCCATTTGCCATAATGGAGCCTGCAGGCATGTCAGCTCTGAATGGAGACTGCCTCATGCAGCCAAGCCGGACTTGCTTGGGCTGCTTCATGGAATCCAAGGAGGCAGTAGATCCTGAGCCAGGAATCAGTCTGAAAGTCGGTGATCTAAATAGGGATTATGAAACATGTGCAGTCTCTGATATAGGGATTCAGTGCATTAATGCCggagaaaacatgaaatatggAGAGCAGCTGCTTTCAGACCAGCTCCTAGGCTTCCCCCTGCATAAATCAAGGGCAGGAGATAGACGAGAATCTGAGAAACCTGACATTGACTTGGAAGATCCAGCTCAGAAAAGTTATTATGAGGCATTACTATTAGATAAGTGCAATACAGAAGAAGCTTTGCTTGCAAATTCCAATCAGGATTGGGGTTACTTTGAGACTTTCATTAGTGAGAGTAAAATTGAACTGCTTGACCTTTGTTCCAAGAATGAGCTATCTGTCAACCTGTTCTCTGAAGAAGATGTGGATAACTACATGTTTGATGATGATGAGTCAACACTGGGCAGTGACGTCTGCTCCCTGAAAATTCGATATGAGTCCTTTCAGGACAATGTTCGAGACAAGACCACCCTTCTGATGCAGGAGGATGCACAATTCAACTTTTTTCCCAGTGTCTTTACTACCTGCCCCAAGCGGGAGTCTAAGAGTGGGACCCTGAAGCAGAGCAGTGATCTTTCCCAATTCAAAGTTCCTGATGTGAGCATCATCTGGGGGGAAGAAGATAAAAACTTGGACAAGAAGAAAGTCAAAGAGGAAGGACATGAAGATAAAGGTGTAGAGACAAAAGATGGAAAGGATAATGAAGAGAAACCTGCCTTAAATAAACCATGCAGTGGGACTGATGTAGGGCAATTTAAGAATTCAAAGCAGGGCCATCTTACTAATTCCTTGGAAACATCAGGGAACTACAGTGATGACAGTTCCTTCATTGAGGTCTCATATGATTCCATGGGAGAGATCAAGGACTGTAGCCGCTATATGGCTCGGGATACTAATTctggcagctcctcctcccagcagAACTATGGGTTACGAGCGAAGAGAAAAGTAAGATACAGTGAAGATTACCTATATGATGTTGACTCACTAGAGGGTGAAAAAGTAAATGAGAGGAAGGAATGGCTGCCAGGTGGTTCCAAAGAGGAAGATGATGATGAATGGTGtcccaaaaagagaagaaaagtaacCCGTAAAGAGCCCCCTGTTATTATCAAATATATCATCATCAATCGCTTTAAAGGTGAGAAGAACATGCTGGTGAAGTTGGGTAAGGTGGATGCCAGTGAGACAACAGTGAATTTGAGTGAGAATCAGCTCAACAAATATGCCAAGCTGGCACCTTTGAAAGCCTTCtggcagaagaagaaaaagagaaacagcaaCATAGACTCCATCAAGACACCCTTATGCCAAAAGCAAAGCTTTGAACCAGGTAGCTTTGAGGTATCATTCCTGCCACCTGCTCGTAAACGAAAATCTAAACTTGGCAACAGGCACAGGATTCAAAGAATCCCATCCATGGAAACGTCAGCAAGTAATAAGCAGGTTTCATTCTGCAGTGAGCAGAGGCAAACTAATCGCAAAGAAGATGGAGGCCTAAAAGGTACATTGAAGTCAGCACCTCTAGCCACTGCCAGCAGTGCAAATGGATCACATTTAAATGACATCACAGGCCCTGACTCGGTGAAAGTCAAAGCCCAAGACCCAGAGTTTAAGGGGCCAGAGAGGAAAGTGCtcaacaaaatcaaatttaaaagtgaaGCTAGGTTAAAATCCAAGAAAATCAAAGCTGGGCAAGAAAGCAAGCCAATTGTTCAAATGAGCCCTCTCTTGGAAGACCAATCTTCCAagcctaatttaaaaaatgaagttgttCCTGGGAATTCAAACAGTTCTCATCTATCTGAATTTCATGAGGCCAAAGCTGCTAAGAATTCCACTTTCCTACCAACCACCTGCTCTTCTGAAATGCCTCTATCTTCTGCTAATGTTACCACTAATATACCTGTTATCCCTGGAGGGTATCTGCAGACACTGTTAGATGCTTCTGACTTGTCAAATAATACTAATATCTCATACTTCACCCACCATTCTCCTGAGCAAAGTGAAAGCAGTCTCACTCCAACAGAGAAGTCATTTGTACCTCTCCACCCTACCCAGGACTGTGTACTCTCCTCATCCTCTGACTCTGAGCTGCAGCAGTCATCTCTTAACTTCAAAATGGAATCTAGTAACTATGAAAATGCATGGCCCAACAAGGCTACTTCTGGTACCCAGGAATTCATGGCTGAAGTCTCAAGGGAGATAGCCTCAAACCAATCCAGTGAATTTGAAGCATCTCAAGTAGTGTCTATGGAAAATAATCTCCCAGCTACAACATACAATCCAGTTGGCCTCAATAGTGGTGGTGGTAGTTGCAACAAGGTCCTATATGCCTCTGTGCCAGACACCCAACTCCAATCTGATGACTCTTATCAATTATGTCACTTTAATAATGGAGATATTTGCTTTCCTTTCCAGCAGGGCCCAGTCAGTATGGATGATGGTCGGCTCTTTAGCTTTGATTCAATGGCCCCACTCTCTGTCAGCTCAAACAATTACTGCTCCTTAAGTTTGAAGTCCTGTGAAaaggatggtgatgatgatatcGCTGATGATTTCCTGGCCCACTGCAGCCCCAAGCTAGTGATCCAGCAGAGCATTGATGAGATAGTACCACTAAAGGAATCCACTGACCTCCTGGATATCTCCAATTTCACTCCTGACAAGTTCCGCCACTCTTCCCTCTCAGAGATGTCCCCACCTGATACCCCCAGTCTTTCTCCTCAGATTACCAGATGTGAGACTATCAAGACACTAGGAACACTGAAAGGGTTCCAAGATGGTGTCCCAGGACCATTGGGCAGCATGGAGAAAATCAAGTGGGACTGTAGTACCCTTTCTCAGCAGGTCCAAGCGGATGATGGATTTACTTTAAATAACCATCAGTTTCAGTTCCATATGTTCAATGATGAGGATTCTATCAGCCTGCTCCAAAAAAACCCTTGCTTGTCAACATTTAATGACCCATCAGGTCAAATTAGTACCAACAACAAAGTatcaaaatcaagaaagaaaagttcaCCCAGCAAGAGTGGAGCTATGAACCAAAGTTCTTCTCAGAAAAACACCAGGAAAAAGTCCCCTAAAGTCAACAATAAAGGGACTGAAAAACCACCTGGCAAAACCTCTCGCCAAGTCCCTAAGtcaacaaagaaaggaaaatacatgGCTGCCATCAATGGAGAGAAAATGCAAATGGGCATTGGCCGTGGAGGAGGCC
Coding sequences:
- the Nexmif gene encoding neurite extension and migration factor, which translates into the protein MDNEQDKTIAASANGENTLINGVKENDSENQEVAMKSFAALEATAPIQPIPVVQKETLMFPRGLLPLPSKKPCMQSPPSPLGLIEAPEHAANSASVNAISLTSGVAKGLNTWSLPNECEKAPFAIMEPAGMSALNGDCLMQPSRTCLGCFMESKEAVDPEPGISLKVGDLNRDYETCAVSDIGIQCINAGENMKYGEQLLSDQLLGFPLHKSRAGDRRESEKPDIDLEDPAQKSYYEALLLDKCNTEEALLANSNQDWGYFETFISESKIELLDLCSKNELSVNLFSEEDVDNYMFDDDESTLGSDVCSLKIRYESFQDNVRDKTTLLMQEDAQFNFFPSVFTTCPKRESKSGTLKQSSDLSQFKVPDVSIIWGEEDKNLDKKKVKEEGHEDKGVETKDGKDNEEKPALNKPCSGTDVGQFKNSKQGHLTNSLETSGNYSDDSSFIEVSYDSMGEIKDCSRYMARDTNSGSSSSQQNYGLRAKRKVRYSEDYLYDVDSLEGEKVNERKEWLPGGSKEEDDDEWCPKKRRKVTRKEPPVIIKYIIINRFKGEKNMLVKLGKVDASETTVNLSENQLNKYAKLAPLKAFWQKKKKRNSNIDSIKTPLCQKQSFEPGSFEVSFLPPARKRKSKLGNRHRIQRIPSMETSASNKQVSFCSEQRQTNRKEDGGLKGTLKSAPLATASSANGSHLNDITGPDSVKVKAQDPEFKGPERKVLNKIKFKSEARLKSKKIKAGQESKPIVQMSPLLEDQSSKPNLKNEVVPGNSNSSHLSEFHEAKAAKNSTFLPTTCSSEMPLSSANVTTNIPVIPGGYLQTLLDASDLSNNTNISYFTHHSPEQSESSLTPTEKSFVPLHPTQDCVLSSSSDSELQQSSLNFKMESSNYENAWPNKATSGTQEFMAEVSREIASNQSSEFEASQVVSMENNLPATTYNPVGLNSGGGSCNKVLYASVPDTQLQSDDSYQLCHFNNGDICFPFQQGPVSMDDGRLFSFDSMAPLSVSSNNYCSLSLKSCEKDGDDDIADDFLAHCSPKLVIQQSIDEIVPLKESTDLLDISNFTPDKFRHSSLSEMSPPDTPSLSPQITRCETIKTLGTLKGFQDGVPGPLGSMEKIKWDCSTLSQQVQADDGFTLNNHQFQFHMFNDEDSISLLQKNPCLSTFNDPSGQISTNNKVSKSRKKSSPSKSGAMNQSSSQKNTRKKSPKVNNKGTEKPPGKTSRQVPKSTKKGKYMAAINGEKMQMGIGRGGGQTNSVSSTGKTLADCTQHGGPVTSVKMPSQKGLSADWVLGKESNPGWSNMSMGTNTNSLLDDDQREFQEPSYILSNIASGMADVQRFMMASIEPLWEPMEHHGDPNAFYSPESNSLKLKTLKILAGTPQESKKKVNSGSPGTTKNHRSIKGVSKSNGKAATGDPGRADMPGYNEDSRSAFFDKKYSSMSTLGNNGPTHKKLYRHKSSSKALRDEKCKGKRMEREQVHKDEAGTASLEKLRDSDYNLLKAETAF